In the Schistocerca americana isolate TAMUIC-IGC-003095 unplaced genomic scaffold, iqSchAmer2.1 HiC_scaffold_68, whole genome shotgun sequence genome, one interval contains:
- the LOC124589045 gene encoding activating signal cointegrator 1 complex subunit 2 homolog — protein sequence MIQEKLEQLRRDRDARAKELARRREQDGPTTSANSSSDDCRTKSHNPTEQHNAMDYQDESSDSDAPFQEVRRRRKGTKRRKAEENTPMQTEQRAVPTTNYYAPLQQQDPAMEDQHQPQPNDTNTQDATAPPPPKPRIPPKAIHAYQLRPPPSKEPQQPQQPSFAATPKDFPSLRTPWTAASSLFQTPTQQQPTRPKNTARQRLHDLRQQQQQQRSTDNALGLSDIIAALSNMGSIINLLKTKNVFAILADTARKFNDAPDLLSKLLTLLEGIMAFFTD from the exons ATGATTCAAGAGAAACTGGAACAACTCCGCCGCGACCGCGACGCACGAGCAAAGGAACTCGCAAGACGGCGGGAGCAGGACGGCCCAACCACCAGTGCCAACTCATCTTCTGACGACTGCCGAACGAAGAGTCACAATCCGACGGAACAACACAATGCCATGGACTATCAGGACGAATCCAGCGACTCTGATGCACCATTCCAGGAGGTCagacgccgccggaaaggcacCAAACGCAGGAAAGCCGAAGAAAATACCCCCATGCAGACGGAACAACGAGCTgtacccaccaccaactactacgCACCACTACAGCAACAGGACCCAGCAATGGAAGACCAACACCAGCCTCAGCCTAACGACACAAATACTCAGGACGCCACAGCTCCGCCGCCGCCGAAACCGAGAATACCACCT AAGGCGATACACGCCTACCAACTGCGACCTCCACCATCCAAGGAGCCCCAACAACCACAACAGCCATCGTTTGCGGCGACTCCGAAGGACTTCCCATCTCTCCGAACACCCTGGACGGCTGCATCGTCGTTATTTCAAACACCAACCCAGCAACAACCAACTCGACCGAAAAACACGGCGCGCCAACGACTGCACGATCTtcgccagcaacaacagcagcaacgatcCACGGACAACGCCCTCGGACTGTCCGATATCATCGCCGCGCTATCTAACATGGGCTCCATCATCAACTTACTAAAAACGAAGAACGTCTTTGCCATCTTAGCAGATACAGCTCGCAAATTCAACGACGCACCGGATCTGTTATCCAAACTACTCACTCTACTGGAAGGAATCATGGCCTTTTTCACCGACTAA